The Drosophila innubila isolate TH190305 chromosome 3R unlocalized genomic scaffold, UK_Dinn_1.0 2_E_3R, whole genome shotgun sequence genome has a segment encoding these proteins:
- the LOC117791901 gene encoding antigen 5 like allergen Cul n 1-like, whose amino-acid sequence MLRLFVFSVILAVVLGQDNYCSKELCGNAKHIACQNNGAWSSSCPQTPAPFLININQTLYQHISTAHNVRRNRLALGNLPGYSAARRMATVRWNPELALLAQLNVKRCVQQRDACHNTNTFSNSGQNVALITYPGDWTTKPNQELVTQAIHSWWLEYANANMAVINSYPNNWTGATIRNFATMAQQRNYAVGCAAARYFKDSLNHFLFACNYAVDNEAGVPVYVAGVTAAGCQQGTNINFPGLCKFAETNFDV is encoded by the exons ATGTTGCGATTGTTTGTCTTCAGTGTGATTTTGGCAGTAGTCCTTGGTCAGGACAACTACTGCTCGAAGGAACTGTGCGGCAACGCCAAGCACATTGCATGCCAGAACAATGGA GCCTGGTCTTCAAGCTGCCCGCAAACTCCGGCACCATTCCTCATCAATATTAACCAGACTCTATATCAGCACATTTCGACTGCCCACAATGTGAGACGCAACCGTTTGGCACTCGGAAATTTGCCCGGCTATAGCGCAGCCAGGCGTATGGCCACCGTGCGCTGGAATCCTGAGTTGGCCCTTTTGGCTCAGCTGAATGTCAAGCGATGCGTGCAGCAGCGGGATGCTTGCCACAATACCAATACCTTCTCGAACAGTGGACAGAACGTGGCATTGATTACCTATCCAGGCGACTGGACAACCAAGCCGAACCAGGAGCTCGTTACACAGGCCATACACTCCTGGTGGCTGGAGTACGCCAATGCCAACATGGCAGTCATCAATAGCTATCCCAACAACTGGACTGGAGC CACAATTCGTAACTTTGCTACGATGGCCCAGCAGAGAAACTACGCCGTCGGCTGTGCTGCTGCCAGATACTTCAAGGATAGCCTGAATCACTTCCTGTTCGCCTGCAACTATGCCGTGGACAACGAAGCCGGAGTGCCCGTCTATGTAGCGGGCGTTACAGCCGCTGGTTGTCAGCAGGGCACCAACATAAACTTCCCAGGCCTCTGCAAGTTTGCCGAGACTAATTTCGATGTATAA